The Prosthecobacter sp. SYSU 5D2 nucleotide sequence CACCGAGGCCCACTTGGCAGGATGGGGAGTCGCTCTGGCGTCCATTCGCAAAAACCCGCCTTTCCTTGCGCTCTTTGCCGCCTGTCTGTGTGTCGCGTGGGTGTTCCGGCAGACCTCCACCACCTTTCCCCTGCACTTTGAGCGCAGCGGCCTCCCCATGTCCTGGTGCGGGCTTGTGCTGGCGATGAATGGTGTAATGATCTGCGTGTTGGAAATCCCTCTGGCCGCCTCCACTCGGGCTTGGCCGGTGCGGGTGATGCTGGCCCTGGGCTATCTGCTCATGGGCGGCAGCTTCCTGGTCTTGCTGGGCGGTGGCACCATTGCGCTGTTCACAGTCACCATGATCGCCTTCACGATCGGCGAGATGTTTGCGTTTTCGCGTCAGCAGGCTTATGCCGCCAGCCTGGCACCGGAAGACATGCGGGGACGATATGCAGGCTTTCTCAGCTTTGCCTGGTCCATCGGAGGCATTGTCACTTCGGTGGCATCCCTGCATCTTTATGAAACCGATCCCATTCTGCTATGGAGTATCACCGCCGGTCTGGGGATGCTGGCCGCAATGCTGATCCTCAAAGCCGGACGCTGATGTGCATTTCAGTCATGACAGCGTGCGCAGCCTCTTGCTAGGCTCGCACGCCATGACACGTAATTCATTCCACGCATGACCCTGGGTCTCTTCATACCTTGTTACATCGATCAACTCTATCCCCAGGTGGGCCGGGCAACCTTTTCCCTGCTCAGTAGGTTGGGTCACCAGGTGAAGGTGCCGGAACGCCCAAGCTGCTGTGGCCAGCCGATGTCGAATTCAGGCTATGCCCGTCTTGGTACCGGCTGCATCACCGATTTCGCCCGCGAATATGCTGCTTTTGACCACATCGTCTCGCCCTCCGGCAGTTGTGTCCTGCATTTAAAAGAGAGCCTGGAGGCGCAACACTCGCCTCTCGCCCATCGGGTTTATGAGCTGTGTGAGTTTCTCCACGACATCGCCCAGGTGGATTCCCTGCCCGCCCGTTTCCCTCATCGGGTGGGTCTGCACCAGAGCTGCCACGGCCTCCGCGGTCTCGGTCTCGGCAGCCCCAGCGAGTGCATGGTCCCCACCTTTTCCAAACCTGCCCGTCTCTTGCAAATGGTGGCCGGTCTGGAACTCGTTCCTCTTGATCGCTGCGATGAATGCTGCGGCTTCGGCGGCACCTTTTCCGTCTTTGAAAAAGATGTCTCCGTGAGGATGGGTCGCGACCGGATCCAAGATCACCTCTCCCGCGGGGCTGAATACATTACCAGCGCGGACATGT carries:
- a CDS encoding MFS transporter, with translation MSSYLSQLRTLPRPFWILAGATFVNRFGVFVWPFLTIFITRNGNTAAEAGWAIACYSIGSFGAAALGGWLADRLGRNVTLGLASLGSAACMMALSQATDWRILAAIAFATGLVGEAGQPAGSALVQDLVPPEKRVLAFAVMRFAVNLGWSFGPAVAGLLAESSFFWVFAVDAATSAFFGIIAWTSLPRGNRTEAHLAGWGVALASIRKNPPFLALFAACLCVAWVFRQTSTTFPLHFERSGLPMSWCGLVLAMNGVMICVLEIPLAASTRAWPVRVMLALGYLLMGGSFLVLLGGGTIALFTVTMIAFTIGEMFAFSRQQAYAASLAPEDMRGRYAGFLSFAWSIGGIVTSVASLHLYETDPILLWSITAGLGMLAAMLILKAGR
- a CDS encoding (Fe-S)-binding protein, whose product is MTLGLFIPCYIDQLYPQVGRATFSLLSRLGHQVKVPERPSCCGQPMSNSGYARLGTGCITDFAREYAAFDHIVSPSGSCVLHLKESLEAQHSPLAHRVYELCEFLHDIAQVDSLPARFPHRVGLHQSCHGLRGLGLGSPSECMVPTFSKPARLLQMVAGLELVPLDRCDECCGFGGTFSVFEKDVSVRMGRDRIQDHLSRGAEYITSADMSCLMHLGGLLSRQAPQVKVLHIAEILAGGELAMDGHGLP